The proteins below come from a single Corvus hawaiiensis isolate bCorHaw1 chromosome 20, bCorHaw1.pri.cur, whole genome shotgun sequence genomic window:
- the PEX12 gene encoding peroxisome assembly protein 12: MAEVGAHLTAAPAGGDRPSVFEAVAQDSLMAAVKPALQHLVKVLAESNPGRYGFLWRWFDEIYVLLDLLLQQHYLARCSASFSENFYSLKRIPMGEGRQQPLATAGLPKRQHWKSLLLLVLVPYLKGKLEKLVSSLREEDEYSIHPPSSSWKRFYRAFLAAYPYVNMTWEGWFLIQQLCYILGKAEHHSPMLKLAGVCLVRLTAEDIQALEKKWAETTPSQTHSFTSRVQSALRRALSGIAFSLSTGLSVSVFFLQFLDWWYSSENQETIKSLTALPTPPPPVHLEHEPSSALLPSLKTVCPLCRKVRVNATALATSGFVFCYRCVYSYVKAHQRCPVTGYATELQHLVKLYSPES, translated from the exons ATGGCGGAGGTGGGCGCGCACCTCACGGCCGCCCCGGCCGGCGGGGACCGGCCGTCCGTATTCGAGGCGGTGGCCCAGGACAGCCTGATGGCCGCCGTGAAACCCGCCCTGCAGCACCTGGTTAAG GTGCTTGCTGAGTCTAATCCTGGCCGATACGGTTTCCTCTGGCGCTGGTTTGATGAGATCTACGTCCTTCTGGatttgctgctccagcagcactaCCTGGCCAGGTGCAGCGCATCCTTCTCTGAGAACTTCTACAGCCTGAAGAGGATCCCCATGGGAGAGGGCAGACAGCAACCTCTGGCCACGGCCGGCCTGCCAAAGAGGCAGCACTGGAagtctctgctcctgctggttCTTGTTCCTTACCTGAAAGGAAAGCTGGAGAAACTGGTGTCCAGCCTGAGGGAAGAGGATGAGTACTCCATCCACCCTCCATCGTCATCTTGGAAGCGCTTCTACAGAGCCTTTCTAGCTGCCTACCCCTATGTAAACATGACCTGGGAGGGCTGGTTTCTCATCCAGCAACTGTGCTACATCCTGGGGAAGGCTGAGCATCATTCCCCCATGCTGAAGCTGGCAGGTGTCTGCCTGGTCAGACTGACTGCGGAGGATATCCAGGCCTTGGAGAAGAAATGGGCTGAAACCACCCCAAGTCAAACACACAG ctttacATCACGAGTGCAGTCGGCCCTGAGGAGAGCTCTGAGCGGCATTGCCTTCTCCCTGTCCACCGGCCTGTCCGTCAGCGTGTTCTTCCTGCAGTTCCTGGACTGGTGGTACTCCTCGGAAAACCAGGAGACCATCAAGTCCCTGACAgcgctccccactcccccaCCCCCCGTGCACCTGGAGCACgagcccagctcagctctgctgcccagcctgAAGACCGTGTGCCCTCTGTGCCGCAAGGTCCGCGTGAACGCCACGGCCCTGGCCACGTCCGGCTTCGTGTTCTGCTACCGCTGTGTCTACAGTTATGTGAAGGCTCACCAGCGCTGCCCAGTCACAGGCTAtgccacagagctgcagcacctggTCAAACTCTACTCTCCTGAGAGCTGA